The proteins below come from a single Elgaria multicarinata webbii isolate HBS135686 ecotype San Diego chromosome 11, rElgMul1.1.pri, whole genome shotgun sequence genomic window:
- the PSMD3 gene encoding 26S proteasome non-ATPase regulatory subunit 3 yields the protein MKQEGGSRRRAGSEKAKPAPAEPPQPPPPPADVEMHEDAASAEPASAEKSQRELDAVTLEDIKEHVKQLEKAVSGKEPRYVLRALRALPSTSRRLNPNVLQKAINGFFTSNNAVRDFLINFLEEPMDTEADLQFRPRTGKAASTPLLPEVEAYLQLLLVIYLMNSKRYQEAQKVSDDLMQKTSPQNRRALDLVVAKCYYYHARIYEFLNKLDVVRSFLHARLRTATLRHDADGQATLLNLLLRNYLHYDLYDQAEKLVSKSVFPEQANNNEWARYLYYTGRIKAIQLEYSEARRTMTNALRKAPQHTAVGFKQTVHKMLIVVELLLGEIPDRLQFRQPSLKRSLMPYFLLTQAVRTGNLAKFNQVLDQFDDKFQADGTYTLIIRLRHNVIKTGVRMISLSYSRISLADIAQKLQLDSPEDAEFIVAKAIRDGVIEASINHEKGYVQSKEMTDIYSTREPQLAFHQRISFCLDIHNMSVKAMRFPPKSYNKDLESAEERREREQQDLEFAKEMAEDDDDGFP from the exons ATGAAGCAGGAAGGCGGCTCTCGGCGCCGCGCCGGGTCCGAAAAGGCCAAGCCCGCGCCCGCGGAGCCCCCTCAGCCGCCCCCACCGCCCGCCGACGTGGAGATGCACGAGGACGCGGCTTCGGCCGAGCCCGCCTCGGCGGAGAAGTCGCAGCGGGAGCTGGACGCCGTCACGCTCGAAG ACATCAAGGAACATGTGAAGCAGTTGGAGAAAGCCGTATCTGGGAAGGAACCGCGTTACGTTCTGCGTGCCCTGAGAGCGTTGCCATCCACTTCTCGCCGCCTCAATCCCAATGTGCTCCAGAAAGCCATCAATGGATTTTTCACATCTAATAATGCTGTGCGAGACTTCCTCATCAACTTCCTGGAGGAG CCTATGGACACAGAAGCTGACCTACAGTTCCGGCCTCGCACAGGAAAGGCAGCCTCCACGCCTCTCCTGCCAGAGGTAGAAGCATATCTCCAGCTTCTCCTGGTCATCTATCTGATGAATAGCAAACGCTACCAAGAG GCCCAGAAAGTTTCAGATGATCTGATGCAAAAGACAAGTCCTCAAAACCGCCGAGCTCTTGATCTGGTGGTGGCCAAGTGTTACTACTACCATGCTCGTATCTATGAGTTCTTGAACAAGCTGGATGTGGTCAGGAG CTTCCTTCATGCCCGCTTAAGGACAGCAACCCTCCGCCATGATGCAGATGGCCAGGCTACCCTCTTGAATCTGCTGCTGAGGAACTACCTTCACTATGACCTCTATGACCAGGCAGAAAAGCTGGTCTCCAAATCAGTGTTCCCTGAGCAGGCAAACAACAATGAGTGGGCCAGGTACCTCTACTATACAG GTCGCATCAAGGCCATCCAGCTGGAATATTCTGAAGCTAGGAGAACCATGACAAATGCCCTACGGAAAGCTCCACAACACACAGCTGTTGGTTTCAAACAGACG GTCCATAAGATGCTGATTGTGGTGGAACTGCTACTAGGTGAGATCCCGGATAGACTGCAGTTTCGGCAGCCGTCTCTGAAGAGATCACTCATGCCCTACTTCCTCTTGACGCAGG CTGTTCGGACAGGGAACTTGGCCAAGTTCAACCAGGTCCTTGATCAGTTTGACGATAAGTTCCAAGCAGATGGAACCTACACCCTCATCATTCGGCTGAGACACAATGTGATTAAGACAG GTGTTCGCATGATAAGCCTTTCATACTCGCGCATCTCCTTAGCTGACATAGcccagaagttgcagctagatAGCCCAGAGGACGCTGAATTTATCGTTGCAAAG GCCATCCGGGATGGTGTGATTGAAGCCAGCATCAACCATGAGAAGGGCTATGTCCAGTCGAAGGAGATGACTGACATCTACTCCACACGGGAACCCCAACTGGCCTTTCACCAGCGCATCTCCTTCTGCCTCGACATTCACAATATGTCTGTCAAG GCTATGAGGTTCCCTCCGAAGTCTTATAACAAGGACCTGGAGTCTGCAGAG GAGCGCCGGGAGCGTGAGCAGCAGGATCTAGAATTTGCCAAGGAAATGGCAGAGGATGATGACGACGGTTTCCCTTGA